From Candidatus Equadaptatus faecalis, the proteins below share one genomic window:
- a CDS encoding helix-turn-helix transcriptional regulator — protein sequence MLSDRIRHYRKAKKLTQSELSELLFVSPGYITEIEAGRRTPSLSLLVKLFDLLDCSPNDLFEYDGNKNRRSETDDGVFRISDKTIASTMDLMRSLSAEDNYKLYTYATILEQLSKSRSDK from the coding sequence ATGCTGTCAGATAGGATACGCCACTACAGAAAGGCCAAGAAATTAACGCAAAGTGAGCTTTCTGAATTACTTTTTGTTTCCCCCGGATATATTACCGAAATAGAAGCTGGGCGCAGGACACCTTCGCTCTCTTTATTGGTAAAACTTTTTGACCTGCTCGATTGTTCGCCGAATGATTTGTTTGAATACGATGGGAATAAAAACAGGCGAAGCGAAACTGATGACGGCGTTTTCAGAATTTCAGACAAGACAATAGCCTCTACTATGGATTTAATGCGTTCTCTGTCCGCAGAAGACAATTATAAACTTTATACCTACGCGACAATTTTAGAACAGCTTTCAAAATCCCGCTCCGACAAATAA
- a CDS encoding type II toxin-antitoxin system Phd/YefM family antitoxin has product MNFYSARDLRTTPKALWQDIAADGQVIITNNGKPAALMLDISGGDIEETLRAVRQAKAIIAFNDMQKTAAKNGCMDDSEIERIISGARRGN; this is encoded by the coding sequence ATGAATTTCTATTCGGCAAGGGATTTGAGAACCACGCCAAAGGCGTTGTGGCAGGATATAGCGGCTGACGGGCAGGTTATTATCACCAACAACGGGAAGCCCGCCGCCCTTATGCTTGACATTTCAGGCGGCGATATAGAGGAAACTCTCCGTGCCGTCCGTCAGGCAAAGGCGATAATCGCATTTAACGATATGCAGAAAACCGCTGCAAAAAACGGCTGTATGGACGATTCGGAGATTGAGCGCATTATCAGCGGGGCACGCCGTGGAAATTAG
- a CDS encoding SPFH domain-containing protein, producing the protein MAIVDVVKYDGDMDTFAWKFPNNALSTKTQLIVNESQEAVLLKGGQACDIFGPGHYVLETANIPLVSKMMYIPFGGETPFSAEVWYVNKVYSPDIKWQTETPIQLLDAKFNIPISVTANGQFGIRIADSKKFLLRLVGTLKTLHKDNIKEFFRGLYMSRVKDLISKYCIKNNISILQLNSLITELSEQLHENMQGTFEKYGIELINFYIEDISVKDDLTMAVIKSALAKRAEMDIVGYGYAQERSFDVLEGAANNQAAGQSGMLGAGMGLAMGVGMGNTVGQQFGGLANGFGIGNPKVCSDCHRNNAADAVFCAYCGKPLSVAKIKCSKCEAEIDTGAKFCPQCGNKLGA; encoded by the coding sequence ATGGCAATAGTTGATGTTGTGAAATATGATGGAGATATGGATACTTTTGCGTGGAAATTTCCGAACAATGCCTTATCGACTAAAACGCAGCTGATAGTCAACGAATCACAGGAAGCAGTGTTATTAAAGGGCGGACAAGCGTGTGACATTTTTGGTCCCGGTCACTATGTACTTGAAACGGCAAATATTCCTTTGGTCAGCAAAATGATGTATATACCGTTTGGAGGAGAGACGCCGTTCAGTGCTGAGGTATGGTATGTAAACAAAGTCTACTCACCCGATATTAAATGGCAGACAGAAACGCCGATACAGTTGCTTGACGCTAAATTCAACATTCCGATATCGGTTACGGCAAACGGACAGTTCGGAATACGCATCGCGGATTCCAAGAAATTTTTGTTAAGACTTGTCGGAACACTTAAAACACTGCACAAAGACAATATTAAAGAATTTTTCCGCGGTCTGTATATGTCGCGTGTCAAGGATTTGATATCAAAATACTGTATAAAAAACAACATAAGTATATTGCAGCTTAACTCCCTGATAACGGAGCTTTCCGAGCAGCTGCATGAAAATATGCAGGGTACTTTTGAAAAATACGGAATAGAACTCATAAACTTTTATATTGAGGATATAAGCGTTAAAGACGATTTAACAATGGCTGTTATCAAAAGTGCGCTCGCGAAACGCGCGGAAATGGATATAGTCGGCTACGGCTATGCTCAGGAACGTTCTTTTGACGTTCTTGAAGGCGCTGCCAATAATCAGGCGGCAGGGCAGTCAGGAATGTTGGGCGCAGGCATGGGGCTGGCTATGGGTGTTGGTATGGGAAATACGGTGGGACAGCAATTTGGAGGTCTTGCAAACGGTTTTGGTATCGGCAATCCTAAAGTATGTTCTGATTGCCATAGAAACAATGCAGCTGACGCCGTATTTTGCGCATACTGCGGAAAGCCTTTGAGTGTCGCTAAAATCAAATGTTCAAAATGCGAAGCAGAGATTGACACCGGCGCAAAATTTTGTCCGCAATGCGGAAACAAACTTGGAGCGTAG
- a CDS encoding putative toxin-antitoxin system toxin component, PIN family: MEISSVVVDTNVLVSAFWSHNRRAPSQILGLLLERRLKAVYCWEILQEYETVLLRPEFKFQPAQVRSLLNFIETEGISVVPAFVEIPFTDEADRKFYAAAKAACSILVTGNKRHFPDDECVLSPAEFIDLYTVSALNNR; encoded by the coding sequence GTGGAAATTAGCAGCGTTGTCGTTGATACCAACGTTCTTGTTTCTGCTTTCTGGTCGCACAACAGACGTGCGCCGTCGCAGATTTTGGGGCTTCTGCTTGAGCGCAGACTGAAAGCGGTCTACTGTTGGGAAATTTTGCAGGAGTATGAAACAGTGCTCCTCCGCCCTGAGTTCAAATTCCAGCCTGCACAGGTACGTTCGCTGCTGAATTTTATTGAAACTGAGGGCATTTCCGTTGTACCCGCGTTTGTTGAAATACCTTTTACAGATGAAGCTGACAGAAAATTCTACGCCGCGGCAAAAGCAGCCTGCAGTATTCTTGTTACAGGCAATAAAAGACATTTCCCCGACGACGAATGTGTTCTTTCCCCTGCGGAGTTTATAGATTTGTACACCGTTTCCGCATT